The following are encoded together in the Thermodesulfobacteriota bacterium genome:
- a CDS encoding 2-isopropylmalate synthase: MKDRVYIFDTTLRDGEQSPGASMNTAEKLRLAVQLEKLGVDILEAGFPAASQGDLDAVSQIAQKLEKTEVTALARTSKEDIDCAWEAINHAAKPRIHTFIATSDIHMDYKLKMTRDELVKTAVESVKYARSLTDNVEFSAEDGSRSDRDFLCKVFEAAIAAGATTVNLPDTVGYAIPEEFSELVKYVMTHTPNIHQAILSIHCHNDLGLATANTLAAVNAGARQAEVTINGIGERAGNTSLEEVIMALHTRPNFLPLSTGIQTNLIYPTSRLVSMITGIIVQPNKAIVGANAFAHESGIHQDGVLKNPMTYEIMRPETIGLNTNTLVLGKHSGRHALRSRLKELGYDLSDEELKLVFKKFKELADKKKHVVDEDLEVIVTEGILRTKDIFRLEYLHVTSGTTVLPMASVKLNISGRSVKGADYGNGPIDSAFNAIAKLTGTESELLRFSVSALTGGTDAQGEVTVRLRENGLVALGKGADPDIITASAKAYVNGLNRLEYLKANPVVVAI, translated from the coding sequence ATGAAAGATCGAGTATACATTTTTGACACCACTTTAAGAGACGGCGAACAGTCTCCGGGTGCAAGCATGAATACGGCTGAAAAATTGCGACTTGCAGTTCAATTGGAAAAACTTGGGGTGGATATTCTTGAAGCCGGTTTTCCGGCGGCCTCACAGGGAGATCTTGATGCGGTTTCACAGATAGCGCAAAAACTTGAAAAGACCGAGGTTACCGCCCTTGCACGGACATCAAAAGAAGATATCGACTGTGCCTGGGAAGCTATTAACCATGCAGCAAAACCAAGAATACACACCTTTATCGCCACTTCCGACATCCATATGGACTACAAGCTTAAAATGACACGGGATGAGCTAGTAAAGACTGCAGTGGAATCGGTCAAATATGCCCGGTCGCTTACCGATAACGTGGAATTTTCCGCCGAAGACGGGTCCCGGAGCGACCGGGATTTTCTGTGCAAGGTTTTCGAAGCGGCAATAGCAGCCGGGGCAACAACAGTCAACCTGCCGGATACAGTGGGATATGCAATCCCTGAAGAATTTTCAGAACTGGTAAAATACGTCATGACCCACACTCCCAATATCCACCAAGCGATATTGAGTATTCATTGCCATAACGATCTTGGCCTTGCCACCGCAAATACTCTGGCCGCAGTTAACGCCGGTGCAAGACAGGCTGAGGTAACCATAAACGGAATAGGAGAAAGGGCGGGGAACACCTCTCTGGAAGAAGTGATCATGGCGCTTCACACCAGGCCAAATTTCCTCCCCCTATCAACAGGAATTCAAACAAACCTGATCTATCCCACCAGCAGGCTTGTCAGTATGATTACCGGGATCATTGTTCAACCGAATAAAGCGATTGTAGGCGCAAACGCTTTTGCGCACGAATCCGGAATTCACCAGGACGGGGTGCTAAAAAATCCCATGACATACGAAATTATGAGGCCGGAAACAATCGGGCTAAACACAAATACGCTTGTGCTGGGAAAACATTCCGGAAGACATGCCTTACGCTCTCGTTTAAAAGAGTTGGGGTATGACCTTTCCGATGAGGAATTAAAACTGGTTTTTAAGAAATTTAAAGAGCTGGCTGACAAGAAGAAGCATGTGGTGGATGAAGACCTGGAAGTGATTGTAACGGAAGGAATCTTGCGTACCAAAGATATCTTCCGTCTTGAATACCTCCATGTGACCAGTGGAACAACCGTTCTTCCCATGGCCAGTGTAAAGCTCAACATAAGCGGAAGGTCGGTTAAGGGTGCCGATTACGGAAACGGCCCTATTGACAGTGCTTTTAATGCGATTGCCAAACTTACAGGCACGGAATCAGAACTTTTACGATTTTCCGTAAGTGCCCTGACCGGTGGAACGGATGCTCAAGGCGAAGTGACGGTACGTCTGAGAGAAAATGGTCTGGTCGCACTCGGTAAGGGGGCAGACCCGGACATTATCACCGCCAGCGCCAAGGCTTACGTCAACGGACTGAACAGGCTGGAATATCTTAAAGCCAACCCGGTGGTGGTAGCGATTTGA
- the cimA gene encoding citramalate synthase, with product MDPIMLYDTTLRDGTQGENVSFTAEEKIKVAKRLDDAGMHYIEGGWPDSNPRDKKFFDLAKDTVFKNARLTAFGSTRKPGIDVKKDHNIAALLESSTPAVTIFGKSWGLHVKKIMDNSLEENLAMIGDSVEYLKANNKEVIYDAEHFFDGFKDDKDYAMRTLFSAIDSGADVIVLCDTNGGTLPFDIESVTNHVKNSLNEKYAGTASAFPVKIGIHTHNDSGLAVANSITAIKAGAVMVQGTINGYGERCGNADLTSIIPILSLKMNLPCVSMENLEKIRKLSRFVSETANMIPLNSRPFVGKSAFAHKGGIHVSAITKVPKAYEHIDPQLVGNMRRVLISDLSGRSNVEYKAKELGIKLGGNGHDSNKIVSKIKNMEQEGYQFDVADGSFKILVEKFTEQFKPLFELESFRVTIEKDKNRPCSSYATIKIAVDGFQEITAAEGNGPVSALDNALRKALDKFFPDIDAMRLVDFKVRVIDGRDGTAAKVRVFIESRDQDDIWSTIGVSSDVIEASWQALADSFQYKLSK from the coding sequence ATGGACCCTATCATGCTATATGATACCACCCTAAGAGACGGAACCCAAGGTGAAAATGTCAGTTTCACTGCTGAAGAGAAAATCAAGGTTGCAAAAAGACTTGATGATGCAGGGATGCATTATATCGAGGGCGGCTGGCCGGATTCCAACCCAAGGGACAAGAAGTTTTTTGACCTTGCCAAAGACACCGTATTTAAAAATGCCAGACTAACTGCGTTTGGTTCAACGCGCAAACCAGGCATTGATGTGAAAAAAGATCATAATATCGCTGCACTCCTTGAAAGCAGCACGCCTGCTGTTACCATATTCGGAAAAAGCTGGGGACTTCATGTTAAAAAGATCATGGACAACTCCCTGGAAGAAAATCTTGCAATGATAGGTGATTCCGTTGAGTACCTCAAAGCAAATAATAAAGAAGTCATTTACGACGCAGAGCACTTCTTCGACGGGTTCAAGGATGATAAGGATTATGCCATGCGAACCCTGTTTTCCGCTATTGACTCCGGTGCGGATGTCATTGTGCTCTGTGATACCAATGGCGGCACCCTCCCCTTTGATATTGAATCTGTGACTAACCATGTAAAAAATTCTCTAAATGAAAAATACGCCGGCACAGCAAGTGCTTTTCCGGTTAAAATCGGAATTCATACCCATAACGACAGCGGGCTGGCTGTGGCAAATTCCATCACTGCAATAAAGGCCGGAGCTGTAATGGTACAGGGCACCATCAATGGTTATGGAGAAAGATGCGGAAATGCCGACCTCACCTCAATCATTCCCATTCTCAGTTTAAAAATGAATCTGCCTTGTGTTTCCATGGAAAATCTTGAAAAAATAAGAAAACTCTCCAGGTTTGTCAGTGAAACCGCCAATATGATTCCTTTAAACAGCCGGCCATTTGTCGGTAAAAGCGCTTTTGCCCATAAGGGGGGTATTCATGTAAGTGCGATTACGAAAGTGCCCAAGGCATATGAACATATAGATCCTCAGCTTGTGGGAAACATGAGACGGGTGCTTATCTCCGATCTTTCAGGCAGAAGCAACGTGGAATACAAAGCCAAAGAGCTTGGAATTAAGCTGGGTGGAAACGGGCATGACAGCAATAAAATCGTATCTAAAATAAAAAATATGGAACAGGAGGGGTACCAGTTTGATGTGGCCGACGGTTCTTTTAAAATTCTGGTGGAAAAGTTTACTGAACAGTTTAAACCACTGTTTGAACTGGAATCGTTCAGGGTAACGATTGAAAAGGATAAAAATCGACCCTGTTCATCCTATGCAACCATTAAGATAGCTGTGGATGGATTTCAAGAGATAACGGCTGCAGAAGGCAACGGCCCTGTCAGCGCGTTGGACAATGCCTTGCGAAAGGCTCTCGATAAATTTTTTCCGGATATTGATGCCATGCGCCTGGTCGATTTCAAAGTAAGAGTGATTGACGGACGTGACGGAACCGCCGCAAAGGTACGCGTTTTTATAGAGTCGCGCGATCAGGATGACATCTGGAGTACCATAGGCGTCTCCTCTGATGTCATAGAAGCAAGCTGGCAGGCCCTGGCAGATAGTTTTCAATATAAATTGTCAAAATAA
- the ilvC gene encoding ketol-acid reductoisomerase, protein MTQINFAGVLEEVVTADEFSIRQAKQLLKDETVAVLGYGVQGPGQALNMKDNGVNVIVGQREGSDSWDRAVADGFIPGKTLYPLVEAAQKGTVIQFLLSDAGQVATWPEIKKCLNEGDALYFSHGFSIVYKDQTNVIPPENIDVILVAPKGSGRTVRTNFLDGSGINSSFAVHQDFTGKAKQRTIALGIAIGSGYLFSTTFENEVYSDLTGERGVLMGCLAGVMEAQYKVLRKNGHSPSEAFNETVEELTQSLIRLVAQNGMDWMFANCSTTAQRGALDWAPKFRDAVAPVFDMLYQNVVSGKETKRVLEANSAPDYREKLQKELDEIKNSEMWKTGATVRSLRPENRK, encoded by the coding sequence ATGACACAAATTAATTTCGCCGGTGTTTTGGAAGAGGTGGTTACAGCTGATGAATTTTCTATTCGGCAAGCAAAGCAACTTTTAAAGGATGAAACTGTTGCGGTGCTCGGTTACGGTGTTCAGGGACCGGGACAGGCTTTAAATATGAAAGACAACGGTGTCAACGTCATTGTCGGTCAAAGAGAAGGAAGCGATTCATGGGACAGGGCCGTCGCAGATGGATTCATTCCCGGCAAAACACTTTATCCACTTGTAGAAGCAGCGCAAAAAGGAACGGTTATTCAATTTCTCCTTTCAGATGCAGGCCAGGTTGCAACATGGCCGGAGATTAAAAAATGTCTCAATGAAGGAGATGCCCTTTACTTTTCCCATGGTTTTTCCATTGTATATAAAGATCAGACGAATGTGATCCCTCCGGAAAATATTGACGTGATACTGGTTGCGCCCAAAGGTTCCGGACGAACGGTGCGCACAAACTTTTTAGACGGCAGTGGAATCAATTCCAGTTTTGCGGTGCATCAGGACTTTACAGGGAAAGCTAAACAAAGAACAATTGCCCTGGGAATTGCTATCGGTTCCGGTTATCTTTTCTCCACGACTTTTGAAAATGAAGTATACAGCGACCTTACCGGCGAGCGTGGTGTTCTGATGGGCTGCCTGGCAGGAGTTATGGAAGCCCAGTATAAGGTTTTACGAAAAAACGGTCACAGTCCCAGTGAGGCCTTTAACGAAACAGTTGAAGAACTGACTCAGAGTCTTATCAGACTCGTGGCGCAAAACGGCATGGACTGGATGTTTGCAAACTGCAGCACCACCGCGCAAAGGGGCGCCCTTGACTGGGCGCCAAAATTCAGGGATGCCGTGGCTCCGGTCTTTGATATGCTGTATCAAAATGTTGTATCAGGGAAAGAGACCAAACGGGTTCTTGAAGCAAACAGTGCGCCTGATTACAGAGAAAAGTTGCAAAAAGAACTGGATGAAATAAAGAATTCAGAAATGTGGAAAACAGGTGCGACGGTACGTTCTTTAAGACCTGAAAACAGAAAGTAA
- the ilvN gene encoding acetolactate synthase small subunit — MTEEKHIFSMLVDNQPGVLSRVVGLFSGKGFNIESLCVAETTDPDISRITIVTKANRPVIEQIEKQLNKLVNVIKIRDLTGPNAVKREMALICVRAKSEHRAELLRIVDIFRCKVIDVGLNHYTIEVTGDEGKMQAILNLLKPMGIKKIARTGIMALFREPS, encoded by the coding sequence ATGACAGAAGAAAAACACATATTTTCCATGCTGGTGGACAACCAGCCGGGAGTATTGTCAAGGGTTGTTGGCCTTTTCAGTGGAAAAGGGTTTAATATCGAAAGCCTGTGCGTGGCCGAAACCACTGATCCCGATATTTCCCGCATTACCATTGTCACCAAGGCAAACCGGCCGGTGATTGAGCAGATCGAAAAGCAGCTGAACAAGCTGGTGAATGTGATTAAAATACGAGATCTTACAGGTCCCAATGCTGTTAAACGTGAAATGGCTCTCATATGTGTTAGAGCCAAATCAGAACACCGCGCTGAATTATTAAGAATTGTTGATATTTTCCGATGCAAGGTCATCGACGTGGGACTTAATCATTACACCATTGAGGTGACCGGTGATGAAGGCAAAATGCAGGCAATATTGAACCTTTTAAAGCCCATGGGAATTAAAAAAATCGCAAGAACAGGAATCATGGCACTGTTTCGTGAACCCAGTTAG
- the ilvB gene encoding biosynthetic-type acetolactate synthase large subunit, translating into MKLTGAQIMMEVLKEEGVDRIFGFPGGAVIDIYNELERTDIRHILVRHEQGAVHAADGYARASGKVGVCLVTSGPGATNTVTGIASAYMDSIPMVVISGQVPTHLIGNDAFQEVDIVGITRPCTKHSYLVSKTEDLSKIIKEAFYIARSGRPGPVLIDIPKNLTNQRTDYNGTTQVNLKSYNPTYDPNIKQLKKTVSLIKKAKRPLIFAGGGVILSKASNELTEFARKTQIPVTTSLMGLGAFPATDPLWLGMIGMHGTYRANMCTGDCDLLISIGVRFDDRVTGKTDAFAAQAKIVHIDIDPTSIRKNIPVFIPIVGDCKISLGHLNQLIDNVDLSNISNQRTKWFARINQWKNTKPLAYKQKDIIKPQYVIEKLYKLTKGQAIITTEVGQNQMWAAQYYHFDQPGHFITSGGLGCMGFGLPAAIGAQIACPDKLVVDIAGDGSIQMNIQEMATAVQYSLPIKIVILNNGYLGMVRQWQELFYEKRYASTRMEHTPDFVKLAHAYGALGLRATQPDEVEPILAKGLSSSETVIMDFMVEKEESVYPMVPAGAPITEMLLV; encoded by the coding sequence ATGAAATTAACCGGCGCACAGATTATGATGGAAGTATTAAAAGAAGAAGGGGTTGACAGAATCTTCGGTTTCCCCGGTGGTGCGGTTATAGACATATACAATGAACTTGAAAGGACGGATATACGCCATATATTGGTCCGCCATGAGCAGGGCGCTGTACATGCCGCAGATGGATATGCCAGAGCCAGTGGAAAAGTAGGCGTTTGTCTGGTGACTTCCGGCCCCGGTGCCACAAATACTGTAACCGGCATTGCATCCGCCTATATGGATTCCATCCCCATGGTTGTAATCAGCGGGCAGGTCCCCACCCATCTGATTGGAAATGATGCTTTTCAAGAGGTGGACATTGTGGGAATAACCAGGCCCTGTACCAAGCATAGCTATTTAGTCAGCAAAACAGAGGATCTTTCCAAGATCATTAAAGAAGCATTTTATATTGCCCGTTCCGGCCGTCCCGGACCTGTCCTGATTGATATCCCTAAAAATCTTACCAATCAGCGTACAGATTATAATGGGACAACGCAAGTAAATCTTAAATCCTATAATCCAACATATGACCCCAATATCAAGCAGCTTAAGAAAACAGTATCGCTTATAAAAAAAGCAAAAAGACCGCTTATCTTTGCCGGAGGGGGTGTTATCCTTTCAAAAGCTTCCAATGAACTCACGGAATTTGCCCGGAAAACTCAAATTCCTGTCACAACTTCCCTTATGGGTCTGGGCGCCTTTCCTGCGACTGATCCTTTATGGCTCGGCATGATCGGCATGCATGGGACTTACAGGGCGAACATGTGCACGGGAGACTGTGACCTTCTTATTTCCATCGGTGTCAGGTTTGATGACCGGGTGACCGGAAAAACGGACGCTTTTGCCGCCCAAGCTAAAATAGTGCATATTGATATCGACCCCACATCAATACGCAAAAACATCCCGGTCTTCATCCCGATTGTCGGCGACTGCAAAATAAGCCTTGGTCACCTCAATCAACTCATTGATAATGTTGATTTGAGTAATATCAGTAACCAAAGAACAAAATGGTTTGCACGAATCAATCAATGGAAAAACACCAAACCCCTGGCGTATAAGCAGAAAGATATTATAAAACCGCAATACGTCATTGAAAAACTATATAAACTGACCAAAGGCCAAGCCATCATAACCACCGAAGTGGGACAGAACCAAATGTGGGCAGCCCAGTATTATCATTTTGATCAACCCGGCCATTTCATCACATCCGGGGGTCTGGGCTGTATGGGTTTCGGACTTCCCGCAGCAATCGGAGCACAAATCGCCTGCCCGGATAAGCTGGTGGTGGATATTGCAGGTGATGGAAGCATTCAAATGAACATTCAGGAAATGGCAACTGCCGTCCAATACTCTCTGCCGATTAAAATCGTTATATTAAATAACGGCTACCTCGGAATGGTAAGACAATGGCAAGAACTTTTTTATGAAAAGAGATATGCCTCAACACGGATGGAGCACACACCCGACTTCGTAAAGCTGGCACACGCTTATGGTGCCCTCGGATTGAGAGCAACCCAACCTGACGAAGTAGAACCTATTCTTGCCAAAGGCCTCTCTTCTTCCGAAACAGTCATCATGGATTTTATGGTTGAAAAAGAAGAAAGCGTGTACCCCATGGTGCCGGCCGGTGCTCCCATCACAGAGATGCTGCTGGTATAG
- the topA gene encoding type I DNA topoisomerase — protein sequence MSKPLIIVESPTKIRTIKQYLDNKYNVAATVGHIKDLPAKEMGIDVENGFKPKYINIPGKQKVIRALKQAAGSATNIYLAPDPDREGEAIAWHAAEVLKKKGRKFYRVLFHELTKNAIIEAISSPQELHKNKYEAQQARRILDRLVGYQTSPLLWRKVKGGLSAGRVQSVALRIICERERAIWAFESEEYWSITAHLEGDSPPPFTAKLVKQKGKKIKIPDERKSSAIVDELSGKDFVIQKVLKKTRKRNPLPPFITSKLQQEAIRKLRFSARKTMIIAQQLYEGVTLGSGEPVGLITYMRTDSTRISKESATEALELISRRFGKEYAPDKPRFFKNRKKVQDAHEAIRPTSVFNTPEKVASHISTEQLALYRLIWQRFVASQMQPAIINQVSVSIVSGEYLFSANGSSVKFPGFMALYMSVDEEIESEKKSKQLPELSPGMVLKLLQLEPKQHFTLPPPRFSEASLVKELEENGIGRPSTYTAILSTIRGKGYVELIKGHFIPNELGFIVNDLLVENFPEVFDVEFTARMEEDLDRVESAEINSLDILTRFYDPFKKKLDKASKAMLSMKGVGLPTGLRCPQCSNELNIKVGKNGHFLACSGYPECTYSRDYIRDEKGKIKPVEPSKEQLSEKVCKKCGKPMVLKTGRYGKFLACSGYPECKHTESINSAGNGKKIGLKCPEKDCTGDLVERKSKRGKIFYGCSHFPKCTFATWDKPIDKKCPDCGAPFLLEKTTKKHGTVHSCIKKGCGYQETK from the coding sequence GTGAGCAAGCCTTTAATCATTGTTGAATCACCCACTAAAATTCGAACCATAAAACAGTACCTCGACAATAAGTACAATGTGGCCGCTACTGTTGGCCATATAAAGGACCTTCCCGCAAAGGAAATGGGTATCGATGTTGAAAATGGCTTCAAACCAAAATACATCAATATTCCTGGAAAGCAAAAGGTTATACGAGCACTCAAACAGGCGGCAGGCAGTGCAACAAACATCTATCTGGCACCTGATCCGGACAGGGAAGGAGAAGCCATTGCATGGCATGCCGCTGAGGTTTTGAAAAAAAAGGGGAGAAAGTTTTACCGGGTCCTTTTTCATGAACTTACCAAAAACGCCATAATAGAAGCAATCTCCTCACCTCAGGAACTTCATAAAAATAAGTATGAAGCCCAGCAGGCGCGACGAATACTCGACCGGCTCGTTGGATACCAGACGTCTCCCCTGCTGTGGCGCAAAGTAAAAGGTGGCCTCAGCGCAGGAAGGGTTCAATCCGTTGCGCTGCGAATCATCTGTGAAAGAGAACGCGCAATCTGGGCCTTTGAATCTGAAGAATACTGGTCGATTACCGCTCATCTTGAAGGTGACTCTCCTCCCCCTTTCACCGCAAAACTGGTTAAACAAAAAGGAAAGAAAATTAAAATCCCGGACGAAAGGAAATCCTCTGCTATCGTAGATGAGCTGTCCGGAAAAGATTTTGTCATACAAAAGGTGCTAAAAAAAACCAGAAAAAGAAACCCTCTGCCCCCTTTCATCACCAGCAAACTTCAGCAGGAAGCCATACGGAAACTCAGATTTTCTGCAAGAAAAACCATGATTATCGCCCAGCAGTTGTATGAAGGGGTCACCCTTGGTTCCGGTGAACCTGTCGGACTGATCACTTATATGCGAACCGATTCCACCCGGATATCAAAAGAATCCGCCACGGAAGCACTTGAGCTGATAAGTCGGCGTTTTGGGAAAGAATATGCCCCTGATAAGCCAAGATTTTTCAAAAATAGAAAAAAAGTTCAGGATGCACATGAGGCGATTCGGCCCACATCCGTTTTTAACACCCCTGAAAAAGTGGCGTCCCACATTTCAACAGAGCAGCTCGCGTTATATCGTCTGATATGGCAGAGATTCGTTGCCTCTCAGATGCAACCTGCTATTATTAATCAGGTTTCGGTTTCAATTGTGTCCGGTGAGTATTTATTTTCCGCCAACGGATCTTCCGTTAAATTTCCAGGCTTTATGGCCCTTTACATGTCGGTGGATGAAGAAATTGAAAGTGAGAAGAAAAGCAAACAGCTTCCTGAACTTTCACCGGGTATGGTATTAAAGCTTTTGCAGTTAGAACCCAAACAACACTTTACCCTGCCGCCCCCCAGGTTTTCCGAAGCCTCTTTAGTAAAAGAGCTTGAAGAAAACGGAATAGGCCGTCCAAGTACTTATACGGCAATTCTGTCAACAATTAGAGGGAAAGGATATGTCGAACTCATAAAAGGACACTTCATACCCAACGAACTCGGTTTTATCGTAAATGACCTTCTGGTAGAAAACTTTCCGGAAGTATTCGATGTGGAATTCACTGCCAGGATGGAAGAAGATTTGGATCGGGTGGAATCTGCTGAAATTAATTCCCTCGACATTCTTACCCGCTTTTACGACCCGTTTAAAAAGAAACTGGATAAAGCTTCAAAGGCCATGCTCAGCATGAAAGGCGTTGGCCTTCCGACAGGCCTGAGGTGTCCTCAATGCAGCAATGAACTTAATATCAAAGTCGGGAAAAACGGACATTTTCTTGCATGCAGCGGGTATCCGGAGTGCACCTATTCGAGGGATTACATCCGTGATGAGAAAGGTAAGATAAAACCGGTGGAACCTTCCAAGGAACAACTATCTGAAAAGGTATGTAAAAAATGCGGCAAACCCATGGTGTTGAAAACCGGACGCTATGGAAAATTTCTTGCATGCAGCGGGTATCCGGAGTGCAAACATACCGAATCCATCAATTCAGCCGGAAACGGTAAAAAGATTGGCCTTAAATGCCCCGAAAAGGACTGCACCGGCGATCTGGTGGAAAGAAAATCCAAAAGAGGAAAAATCTTTTACGGCTGCAGTCACTTTCCTAAATGTACATTCGCTACATGGGATAAACCCATAGATAAAAAATGCCCGGACTGCGGTGCACCGTTTCTACTGGAAAAAACAACTAAGAAACATGGAACTGTTCATTCATGCATTAAAAAAGGGTGTGGCTACCAAGAAACGAAATAA
- the dprA gene encoding DNA-processing protein DprA, with translation MEKILPWFFLKSVPGIGNHTFKRLFDHFSSPANVLQSSYDELLQVDGMTRRLASAIKKHKPPDRIRKELDDTIQRGYRIITMSDSEYPPLLLQIPDPPPFLYVYGSLDTSTGCVAVVGSRNATDYGVSATVRLCADLASRQITVVSGMAIGIDTAAHEGALTGKGKTIAVLGSGLDKVYPAQNLKLFHKIAENGAVITEFPLNTEPEAHNFPLRNRVISGICLGTVIVEATKKSGSLITARLAAEQNREVFAVPGSIRSFKSTGTHTLIKQGAKLVEHAQDIIEELSPVITAYTGETNAVKNKPPKTVDPLSTDESIVFDSLGPYPTHIDDLIRKVPLEPGKISSVLLRLELKGIIQQSPGKYFTKLEK, from the coding sequence ATGGAAAAAATTTTGCCATGGTTTTTCCTTAAAAGTGTTCCTGGAATCGGAAACCATACTTTTAAGAGGCTTTTTGACCATTTCAGTTCACCTGCCAATGTGTTGCAGTCATCCTATGATGAACTTCTGCAGGTTGACGGCATGACCCGGCGTCTTGCCTCTGCCATCAAAAAACATAAACCCCCTGACCGGATCAGAAAGGAACTTGATGATACCATCCAAAGAGGCTACCGGATTATAACCATGTCTGACTCCGAGTATCCTCCGCTGTTGCTTCAAATCCCTGATCCTCCGCCTTTTTTATATGTTTATGGTTCACTGGACACTTCAACCGGGTGTGTGGCTGTGGTAGGATCACGAAATGCAACTGACTATGGCGTTTCCGCTACAGTCCGTCTTTGTGCCGACTTGGCTTCCCGCCAAATCACCGTGGTCAGCGGAATGGCAATCGGTATTGATACCGCTGCCCACGAGGGCGCACTGACAGGCAAAGGTAAGACCATTGCGGTTCTCGGAAGCGGGCTTGACAAAGTCTATCCGGCACAAAATTTGAAACTTTTTCATAAAATCGCAGAAAACGGAGCGGTTATTACCGAATTTCCCCTTAACACTGAACCGGAGGCACATAACTTTCCTCTACGAAACAGGGTCATCAGCGGTATTTGTCTGGGAACGGTGATCGTTGAAGCCACTAAAAAAAGTGGTTCACTCATAACCGCGCGCCTGGCGGCAGAACAAAACAGAGAAGTTTTTGCCGTACCGGGCAGTATCCGGTCGTTTAAAAGTACCGGAACACATACCCTTATTAAACAGGGGGCCAAGCTTGTTGAACACGCCCAGGATATTATTGAAGAGCTTTCCCCGGTAATAACGGCTTACACCGGTGAAACCAACGCAGTTAAAAATAAGCCACCCAAAACGGTTGATCCGCTTTCAACGGATGAATCGATTGTTTTTGATTCACTGGGGCCATACCCAACCCATATAGATGATCTCATACGAAAGGTTCCTTTGGAGCCTGGAAAAATTTCCAGTGTACTTTTAAGACTTGAATTAAAGGGGATTATCCAGCAATCCCCTGGAAAATATTTTACCAAATTGGAAAAATAG
- the secF gene encoding protein translocase subunit SecF, translated as MQFLKPDININFTGKRKIAFLISVAMIIVSISSLTIHKGPKYGVDFAGGTLVQVKFFDSVILDDIKSGLHAIGLGKSSVQMFGEKKENEFLIRTDVAVMTSEGFSQKVEQALKSSTGAKVEIRRVEMVGPQVGKDLREKALFAMFYALLFITIYISGRFELKWMLSGVMAAALIGAIYFFNLFNVSIPFLITTALVVTLILFWFLELKYAMGAIVALIHDVTITVGLFSIFDKEFTLPIIAALLTIIGYSLNDTIIVFDRIRENLKKHHKKSLAFILNRSINETLSRTLLTSLTTLIVLITLFVLGGGIIHDFAFAMIIGVLVGTYSSIYVASPILLAWQGRGKKK; from the coding sequence ATGCAATTTTTAAAACCTGACATTAACATCAATTTTACCGGTAAACGAAAAATCGCTTTCTTAATATCGGTTGCCATGATCATAGTAAGCATCTCCTCCCTCACCATACACAAAGGCCCTAAATACGGAGTGGATTTTGCCGGTGGGACACTTGTACAGGTAAAGTTTTTTGATTCTGTCATACTGGACGATATTAAATCCGGACTCCATGCCATTGGACTGGGAAAATCATCGGTACAGATGTTTGGTGAAAAGAAAGAAAATGAATTCCTTATCCGTACCGATGTGGCGGTGATGACTTCCGAAGGTTTTTCCCAGAAAGTGGAGCAGGCTCTCAAATCATCCACTGGTGCCAAAGTTGAAATCCGCCGGGTTGAAATGGTTGGCCCTCAGGTCGGCAAGGATCTCAGGGAAAAGGCGTTATTTGCGATGTTCTATGCCCTTTTATTTATAACCATATATATCTCCGGCCGTTTTGAATTAAAATGGATGTTAAGTGGAGTGATGGCAGCAGCACTTATTGGCGCCATTTACTTTTTTAATCTTTTTAACGTGAGTATCCCTTTTCTGATTACCACAGCCCTGGTTGTCACCCTTATTCTTTTCTGGTTTCTTGAGCTTAAATATGCCATGGGTGCCATCGTGGCACTCATTCATGACGTGACTATCACCGTGGGTCTGTTTTCCATCTTTGACAAAGAGTTCACCCTGCCCATTATCGCGGCACTCCTTACTATTATCGGATATTCATTAAACGATACCATCATCGTTTTTGATCGGATTCGCGAAAACCTGAAAAAACACCACAAAAAATCTCTTGCATTCATATTGAACAGAAGTATAAACGAAACCCTCTCACGCACACTGCTTACCTCTTTAACCACCCTTATTGTGCTTATTACCCTGTTTGTTCTGGGTGGAGGAATTATTCATGACTTTGCATTTGCGATGATTATCGGTGTTCTGGTGGGAACGTATTCCTCCATATATGTGGCAAGTCCAATTTTGCTCGCCTGGCAGGGGCGCGGAAAGAAAAAGTAA